A genomic segment from Hippoglossus stenolepis isolate QCI-W04-F060 chromosome 3, HSTE1.2, whole genome shotgun sequence encodes:
- the hmces gene encoding abasic site processing protein HMCES — protein sequence MCGRTACTLAPDEVSRACSYRTRGGQRRQPRWRDGDADKYRPSYNKSPQTMSPVLLSQRHFDKDAPVDECVLASMRWGLVPAWFKEKDPSKMQYSTNNCRSENILEKKSYKYPLNKGQRCVILADGFYEWRREEKNKQPFFIYFPQTPAGSSQEKAEDQDDLPTSARTEENSETAHSADGSSLDSTEGGEEAPCEWTGWKLLTMAGLFDCWTPPGGGEPLYTYSVITVNASPNLQSIHDRMPAILNGEEEVRRWLNFGEVKSLDALKLLQSKNILTFHPVSSLVNNSRNNSPECLQPVDPNSKKEPKPTASSQRMMSWLKSSSTSKRKELDTCENEEQERKTETQQKSTGALQQWLQGANKKPRTKE from the exons ATGTGTGGAAGAACCGCGTGCACTCTGGCTCCAGACGAGGTGAGCCGAGCCTGCTCCTACAGGACCCGGGGAGGGCAGCGCAGACAGCCCCGCTGGAGGGATGGAGATGCGGACAAGTACCGGCCCTCCTACAACAAGAGCCCCCAGACCATGAGCCCCGTCCTGCTGTCCCAGAGGCATTTCGACAAG GATGCTCctgtggatgagtgtgtgttggccTCCATGCGCTGGGGTCTCGTACCTGCCTGGTTCAAGGAGAAAGATCCGAGCAAGATGCAGTACAGCACCAACAACTGTCGCAGTGAGAACATACTGGAGAAGAAATCATACAAG TACCCCCTGAATAAAGGACAGCGCTGCGTCATCCTGGCTGATGGGTTTTACGAGTGGAGGcgggaggagaaaaacaagcagcCTTTCTTCATCTACTTCCCTCAGACTCCGGCAGGATCCAGTCAGGAGAAAGCAGAAGATCAGGATGACCTCCCGACCTCGGCTCGCACTGAGGAGAATTCAGAGACGGCACACTCTGCAGACGGGTCCTCCCTTGACTCAACGGAG ggaggggaggaagcACCATGTGAATGGACAGGCTGGAAGTTGCTGACTATGGCTGGACTGTTTGACTGCTGGACACCTCCAGGTGGTGGAGAACCCCTTTATACTTACAGCGTGATCACTGTGAATGCTTCCCCAAACTTGCAGAGCATCCATGATAG GATGCCAGCTATCCTGAATGGCGAGGAGGAAGTGAGAAGATGGCTCAACTTCGGGGAGGTGAAGTCTCTTGATGCCCTGAAACTGCTCCAGTCTAAAAACATTCTGACTTTTCATCCCGTCTCGTCGCTCGTCAACAACTCACGCAACAACTCTCCAGAGTGCCTTCAGCCTGTGGATCCTAACAGTAAAAAG GAGCCCAAACCCACAGCCAGCAGTCAGAGGATGATGAGTTGGTTAAAAAGCAGCTCAACCTCTAAGAGGAAGGAGTTGGACACTTGTGAGAATGaagagcaagaaagaaagacagagactcAGCAGAAGTCTACTGGAGCACTTCAGCAGTGGCTTCAGGGAGCCAATAAGAAACCGAGAACCAAGGAGTGA
- the LOC118105292 gene encoding cytochrome b-c1 complex subunit 1, mitochondrial: MAASLCQVGSTVGRALAKARSPLLLSLRRGQASVSYAQSLVGAPETRLTALDNGLRIASEETGHATCTVGVWISTGSRYENEKNNGAGFFLEHMAFKGTKNYPQTALEQQVESMGGHLSAYTSREHTAYYMKTLSKDLPKAVELLSEVVQSCSLNEAEIEQQRSVVLRELEEVEGNGQEVCLDMLHATAFQGTPLGHTVLGPSGNARTLTRQDLVDYISSHYKAPRMVLAAAGGVNHDELVSLAKSHFSGVSFEYEEDAIPVLSPCRFTGSEIRVRDDALPLAHVAIAVEGASAASPDIVPLMVANSIIGSYDLTYGGGKHLSSRLARLAVEDNICHSFQAFHSSYSDTGLLGIHFVTDRHNIEDMMHWSQNAWMNLCTTVTESDVARGKNALKASLVGQLNGTTPICDDIGRHVLNYGRRIPLAEWDARIDAVTPGMVREICSKYIYDKCPAVAAVGPVEQLPDYNRVRSAMYWLRF; this comes from the exons ATGGCGGCGTCCCTGTGCCAAGTCGGCAGCACCGTGGGTCGAGCCCTCGCCAAAGCCCGCAGT CCCCTACTGCTGTCTCTCAGGCGTGGTCAGGCCTCGGTCAGCTACGCTCAGAGCCTGGTGGGAGCCCCTGAAACCCGCCTCACCGCTCTCGACAATGGTTTGAGGATCGCGTCTGAGGAGACTGGACATGCCACATGCACT GTTGGTGTATGGATCAGCACTGGCAGTCGCTATGAGAACGAGAAGAACAATGGAGCAGGCTTCTTCCTGGAGCACATGGCTTTCAAG GGAACAAAGAACTACCCTCAGACAGCCctggagcagcaggtggagTCAATGGGTGGTCACCTGAGCGCCTACACATCTCGGGAGCACACTGCCTACTACATGAAGACCCTGTCCAAAGACCTGCCCAAAG CTGTGGAGTTGCTGTCGGAGGTGGTGCAGAGCTGCTCGCTGAATGAGGCAGAGatagagcagcagaggagcgtGGTGCTGCGTGAGCTTGAGGAAGTCGAGGGCAATGGGCAGGAAGTTTGTCTGGACATGCTGCATGCCACAGCCTTCCAGGGCACTCCTCTGGGCCACACCGTGCTGGGACCTTCAGGCAATGCCAG GACTCTGACCCGCCAGGACCTTGTCGATTACATCAGCAGTCACTACAAGGCTCCTCGCATGgtgctggctgctgctggag GTGTGAACCATGACGAGCTGGTCAGTTTGGCCAAGTCTCACTTCAGCGGAGTTTCCTTTGAGTACGAGGAAGACGCCATCCCTGTGTTGTCACCCTGCAGATTTACAGGCAGTGAG ATCCGTGTGCGTGACGATGCTTTGCCTCTGGCACACGTTGCTATCGCTGTGGAGGGAGCCAGTGCTGCCAGCCCAGACATTGTGCCTCTCATGGTGGCCAACTCCATCATCGGCAGCTATGACCTCACCTATGGTGGTGGAAAG CATCTGAGCAGCCGCCTGGCTCGCCTGGCAGTGGAGGATAATATCTGTCACAGCTTCCAGGCCTTTCACTCCTCCTACAGCGACACCGGCCTGCTGGGCATTCACTTTGTCACTGATAGACACAACATCGAGGACATGATGCACTGGTCCCAGAACGCCTG GATGAACCTGTGTACCACGGTGACAGAAAGTGATGTAGCCAGAGGCAAGAACGCTCTGAAGGCCAGCCTGGTTGGACAGCTCAATG gaACAACACCAATCTGTGATGACATCGGCAGACACGTCCTGAACTACGGGCGGCGTATTCCTCTGGCTGAGTGGGACGCTCGCATCGAT GCCGTGACCCCCGGGATGGTTCGTGAAATCTGCTCTAAATACATCTACGACAAGTGTCCTGCTGTGGCAGCAGTCG GCCCCGTAGAGCAGCTGCCTGACTACAACAGAGTGCGCAGTGCCATGTACTGGCTCAGGTTTTAA